The genomic region ccctcactagcctagaggtattttaccctctaGATTCCAGGAAGATGGAGgaactacagctagtgctcaacttacgaccgcaattggttctgacagactggtcgtaacatgatttggtcgtaagttgagtaggctataagtacagtactgtgaaatgatgttataaaaatctttaagtcacattttatcataattttctttcattgttatatatcataattttctttgttcattttatgccatttgtatcatctctacaccattttgtttcttacttttacattcgtcaggtttaagtaaaacactgcattaccagtacaactggtttaatatttgcaaaaacaatttcctcttggtaaacatcttgggaggggtttgatgaaaaatatccaagatacaaaacacaaattgctgtaccaagtctgggataacagttgaaatgatgCACGCTGAGATGGTAGTGCTGCGGGAAGCTGGTCCGCTGCACTGGCACTGTCGtaagcccagctgggcaacgcttgcactgccagatgccGAACAGTCGTGGGtagtgattgtggtcataaagtcaaatagtcataagttgcataggtcgtaagttgatcaatatttgtacagtcaatgcaaggtggtatgtaaattctgcctcctattgaaagagaagaagtttctaggttaacctttattttattttattttattttattttttcccatttttctgaagctggaaacagggagagacagtcagacagactcccgcatgcgcccgaccgggatccacccagcacgcccaccaggggcgatgctctgcccatcctggggtcaccatgttgcgaccagagccactctagcgcctgaggcagaggccacagagccatccccagcgcccgggccatctttgctccaatggagccttggctgtgggaggggaagagagagacagagaggaaagcgctgcggaggggtggagaagcaaatgggcgcttctcctgtgtgccctggccgggaatcgaacccgggtcctccgcacgctaggccgacgctctaccgctgagccaactggccagggcctaggttaacctttattttagatttaaaactgaatgacccattgttcttgcaagccagaaacttctacattcttctccctcccctccccaaaggaggaataggacaggaaagcctgataggaaagcctgacctttcttcccagaatattaatatcaattttcagctttttggtaccttacaacaataagGGGAGCCCAAGGGTGTTGATCTCGAATATCAGTATAAGAAAGAGTCTTACTTATTTTCCCAAGGTGGAACAAAGGGTTTCACCCCCTCTGTTGGGGTTTCCAGCCCCACCTCTTGAAGCTGGCTGCGCCCACAGCCTGCTCATCCCACCCTGCCCCGCAGTAGGTGGTGAGGCCCAATGACTCTATCCAGGGCCCGCTGCAGCTAGGGTTGTTGCTGGGCAACAGGCAACCTGgggactgcctccctgcttgccTCATCCCGCCCCCGCAGCTGCTCCTAATATGGATGTAATTAGTGTACTTTTACCTTCAGGCTGCAAATTGGAAATGGAATGGGGAAGCAATGTTCTGTGAGCCCCAATGCGGCCGGAACCTGCCTTTAAAGCCAGCTCCGCACACCACGTACCTTTGGGAGCAGCTGGCGACAACCTCTGGGATCCTCACCGCCACAAATCACGGTGCTGTTCATTTGCATGTAAACCTGCACCTTAAGAGAGAATCTAGGTCCACTGCGGTTGAGGGCCGCAGAGAGGGAAGGCCAAAGGGGAGTCTGAGGGTGGGAGGAGGCAATTGCTATAAATCCATCTTCTCAATGACCCTGCATGTGTTATCCTTAGATAACAGTCGGTCACATTGGGTGTTTACCTGTTGTCTTTGAGATTTAAATCAGCATCATATTCCTACCTGGAGGACTTTTTTGCCCCCTAAAGGAGAGAGGTCTGCACTCAACTATActtcccctctctgcctctctgtcgctcttcccctcttcccctccctcctttttccatttcctcttccCAGTTATCACTCCTGAGGCCACTTCTGCTTCTAGGTTCAAGTCCAGGGGTATAACATTCCTCCAATGGTGAGGCCAGGCAGAAGTTCAAGGTAAAAAGCTATCTGGAGagtaataaagtttatttatgcaAACATTGAAACAGGTTAAATAATTTCTTCCAGGAAATATCCTTCCACAGGTGTACCACCTGCTAGGTAATATATGGTTCTCAAAAACTTTCCATAGGCACACCAAACCATAACTTCCTACTGACTTACCTTATAATTTCAGAAAGTCTTGGCCTGCAAGGGAACAGCCATGGTTtctaactgttgggcagataaaatatattatgctcactttgttaaagatggcgctgcccacgtggaagcccgtcgcccaggtgatggtattggttgcccttcttgcttgggatgggcatgattatattaatgtgtgttgggggcgggctatgggcaggcaggattcttgtagcctggtgcttggttttgagactaagcctttcccaccctttttgatgtggggtggtgtactctcatgaggaatcccattatgcctcagataagtgactttgtatcagagacttccttgtttgtatattggattaaagattttggtttctatactataaagtggggcggCCTGGGAGCTTgctccctcttggttcctgggattggtattggagaggaaagcagagtaaggccacatggaggaggccaagagaagcagctaagatggtggagtgctgaaggagaagccagttagtgcagagtttgtgctgagagaaggagacggggaacagaggtgaataaggctggtgagctagaaactttgattctaggaaactcggataagtcagtagctttgtgagcactgaatgagtgggttttggagcccagtgtgtgttttttacttgcccgctggatgcaagctaggattaaagctaatggcccaccagttcttggttctgttgtttcattaccgactgtccgaatctaatgtgaacctgcatgtgaatggccacgatggcggctcctggccatacactaACACCTGAGTTTTAGGCTTATTGATCCTAAACTCTTGCCAAACATTTTACTTCACTTAGAAGGCTTCCAGCACACCCTTTTGAAGCATGAAGATTATTCTGGCAGTTTGAGTAACACTCCTCTAATTTAAGTGTACAATAAACATTAGTTATTGTTATTACTACTTTGCTGGTTTAGATTTTGATCTTTCTCAAGTTGGTTCATACTGGTTTTGTGACCTGTGTTACCCTATTGTGGTCAAGTCAAGCCTCTCTTTTAGCACGGAAAATGTCTGTTATTTTATTGTCTTCTAGACCTTCAACCATTCAGATTGCTATAATTATTGCCCCTTACAATTTTCCTGCAGAGGCagatttcatttgcattttaagaTCAtgtataccagtggtccccaactcccgggctgcggactggtacctgtccgcagagaaagaataaataacttacattatttccgttttatttatatttaagtctgaacgatgttttattttttaaaaatgaccagattccctctgttacatccgtctaagactcactcttgacgcttgtctcggtcacgtgatacatttatccgtcccaccctaaaggccggtccttgaaaatattttctgacgttaaaccagtccatggcccaaaaaaggttggggaccactgatgtatacAGCTTAGCTAGAGTTCCAGGCCCTTGGGAAAGGGTCAGATTGGagcttacatttatttatctacAATTTTGGCTACCATATCCATGTGTGGTTGGCTCCTTTTATTTTGCAGAGCAATTCAAACTCTTGCAATGAAAGAATACTTGAAAGTGGCAGAagaaggatgaggagaaaaggaGGATTATGTAgataaaaggagaagaaaagaaaaatgtagtggCAAGAGCTATAGAAGatttagcaggggtccccaaactttttacacagggggccagttcactgtccctcagaccgttggagggccgccacatacagtgctcctctcactgaccaccaatgaaagaggtgccccttctagaagtgtgtgggggggcagataaatggcctcagggggctgcatggaACGCCTGGTTTAAGGGAAGTACATCATcataaaagcagaaacaaaatgactgtttatttcattgtttaagTCAAAATATTCCACGAAAGACTGCCTTACATAATTTCAGAGGCTTCACTGATATATATGGAGTCCCACTACCCTGTGTCACAAAAGCTATTTGATATAATTAATGACATGCAAATTTGCAAAAGCAGAGCATTAACCACCATATGATATCAAAAAGGTTAAGCAAGTAGATTccacatctttaaaatggggaaagGGGCAGCCATTATATTTACACTGTCTTGAACTTGGGAAATCTTGGCAATACCTACAAACTAATCAATTACAGATAGGAGCAAAGATCTAGAGACATTAAGCCACCCCCTAAGGTCACTGAGAAAAGAGATTCCGCATTTACTATTTTGGATTAAGTTGTTTGCTTTCAGATGGCTTTTAAATATGGATATAATGTACTTTCTATTTGTGCAGAACTTTCATATAAGATAGCTAGTCCTTAATTCTATGATTACTATTttaccaggtttttttttttgtaatgctaTGACATTTTTTTTGAATGGCAGCCCAACTTTGAATATTCACCTACTGCACTGAAAATTTTAACCAGATTTGAAAAACCAAAGATTCAGAAATATGATACAACAGTGCAAGTCACATAAATCACTCTTTAAACAACTATTCATGCCAAATCAAAATAGCCACCTACCAGTGCCAAAAAGAcgtttatattttataaagataacCACAAATTAAAAGTATTTACCCAAATGTCTCTTTTCTCTTGTTATTGAATCACCTTTACTCCCAAGATGCACTTCTTTCCTAATATTTAGCACTCAGAGTACAAGTGGGATTAATTACATTTACAATGGTCATATTCTGTGTTTAAGACTCTGGAATCTTGATTGCCTAAAATGAGGTAGATAAACGTTTTAGGGTTTTGTTGATTGGGACTAATTTCCTTTAGATCttgcttattgtttctaaatAGAATTCCAAAATCTTTACCAAAGATCAAAAGTGCCTAAGGATTTTGcctaaaattggaaaaatattatttcaaaaggtTATTATGAAAGTTATTTCACCTCATTTCAATTGAAAAACGGGATAAAAGCATTAAATTTCAAAACCACTAATATCTTAATGCTGACAAACCATCCAACCTCACACAACACTTAAAGAGATCCTTGCAACTATCAATAGTTCTGGCTTGGGGGTGCATAGATGCAGAAGCATAGGGTTAACTAATTCAGGGGCCAGACCAGCTGCTCCTCCTCAACCTTAGATCCTAAATTTCAAGTCTCCTCCAAAGTTTAAGCCAGATTTCTGGAATTCTCAGAGGAAGCTCTCACTGAAATCTTGAATTCCATCTCCAAAGACTGGTCAATTTCAGACAAAAGCTGGAGGAGGTGTAGACCCACGTGGGTAAAACACTGAAGTGGACAAAGCTGGAAACCAGATAGAACGGAAAGTGTTAGGCCACCCTCATGGGCAAACTTAGACTGTACGGGTCAGGCCCAGTTAGATTAACCTAGCTGCAGCCTCAGGGACTGTCAGGTTGTCGGGGGCAGGCTGGGCATTAGACCAGCGAAAGGCCCCGGAGTGGATCGGCGAGAAATTTCTGAAAAGGCCGGCAGGCCACTCCGGGTCTTTGTCTTTTTACGAGGAGCTAAGGGCGAGGCACCCAAGAACTTGGTAAAGGAGCCTGACTTCCTCAAGCCTCGAGCCAAGTCCTGGAGCATGAGGTCATCGGCCAGGACCCCCAAAAACGCGCTGGTGGTGGAACTGAGGATGGTGGCGGCTACCTGCACTGGGCGCCGGGCAGCAAGACTGGCAGTACCAACACCGGTCGCATCGAGTTCGGTAGAGCCTGGCAGGCCGGGGTCGCCGAGTAGACGGCGTAGCGCATACGAGGCGCCCGGCGGGAGGTACTGGTAGGCCCGCCGCCCGCTATGGTCACGCATGCGCACCTGTGCACCCAGGCCCACCAGCAGCGCGGCGGAATCTTCGCGGCCGTGCAGGGCCGCCACGTGCAGGGGCGTGTAGCCGCCGTGGGAGCGCGCGTTCACGTTGACGGGCGCGCCCCCACGCCGCGCCACTTCCACCAGCCGCAGCGCCATCTCGCGGTCGCCGCTCTTGGCGGCCCAATGCAGGGCGGTGAAACCCGACATAAAGTCCCGCTTGGCCGCCAGGTTGCGGTCGCGCAGCAGTAGCCCGTGCAGCTGGTGAGTCCAGCGACCAGCGGCCACCCGCACTAGCCACTCGTGCTCGGCCGGCTCCAGGGGCACGGCAGCCGGCGGCGGCGCGACGGGCACCTCCTCGGTGTCGAGGCTCAGCAGGCGCGGGCCGGCGCGCGACAggcgcctggcgtgcggggagcGGCCCGGGCCTAGGCCGAGGCCCAGGCCGGACTCCTCCACGGAGAGCCGCCGCAGCAGCAGCGGGGAGCTCTGCGGGCTCGGCTCCTCTGAGAGCTGCCGGCGCAGGCCCTGCTCTTCGGTTTGGATCCGGAGCGCGGCGGGGCCCGGGACACAGCGCACCGGCAGCATGCAGGGCTTCAGCGGAGGCGCGCGCcgagggggcgggggcggcccCGTGGTCGTCCCAACCCCGGGTTCCGGGTCCGGGTCTGGTGGCTCTGCGCGGGGTAAGGCCTCCTCCGACGGGGTCGCAGACGGTGGGGCCACGTCTACAGAGAGGCCCTCGGAGGGCAGGGCTAGCTCCACGGCGGGAAGCCGAGGGTCGGAGTGTTCCTCTgattgctggggtggggggctcaacAGCGCTTCCCCGGTGGGCTGAGGGGGCTCAGAGGCCGCAGCCCTGGGGGCGTCCTGTGGCTCTGACGGCGGGCCCGGGTCCTCAGGTGCTTCCAACGACCGCTGCGCCCAGACCATGGACATGGCTGCTGAGGCCGAGGTTTCCACGAATGAGACGGCCGGGGTCTCGGACTGAGGGGCTAGTGGTCCGGGGGTGCTGAGGACGCAGCAGGGCCGTGGCTCCGGTACCTCCCGGGATCGCGGGTTCTTCCTCAGCACCACGAACCTGACGCCGTCGAGCTCCTTCACCACGGCCACGTCGTTGACCAGCTGCTTGAAGCGGTCCCTGCGAGCGGCGCGGCCGTGCGGGTCGCCCGCGTCCAGCAGCGGCTTGAAGCGGCTCAGCAGCTCGGAGTTGCGCACCTTTCCGCCGTGCTCGTTCAGGAAGCCCAGCACCGCTGCCTGGCTCACCCCCGCGGCCGCAGCAGCCGCGGCCGCGGCCAGCGCCATGGTCAGCCCTCGCCTGGTGCTGAGCCCGTCGCCGCTCTCGTTCTCGGTGGCTGGAGCTGGTGGATGTCGCGGCGCCGGCTGGGACGCGGGGACCTGGGGTTTCGGGAGGCAAGTCCGCCTCGGCCAGGCTCACCTGATCGTTTCCACCAAGGCCGTACGGGCGTGTCCCCGAAGCCGGACCGCGGTCACGCCCGCGCCGCAGAGCCTGGGTATCTCGGGGGAAAAGGCACTGGGGGACGCACACTGCTGCCGCCCGGCGGGGCTCCGAGACTTCGGGGTAGGTTTCTGCCTTTATATTCTGTCCAATGGGCGCTGGGCTCCATCCCCCGCGTTCGGTGCTCGCTGTACAGGTGACGCTGCCACTAGGGCTTTGGGGGAGCGGAAATTCTCCACCACCGCCCCCGCTCCTCCTCCACACACAACCGGGCAATTAAAGGCGCAGTGCCATGCTGCAGCTCGGCTCCGGTTGCGAGGTGGGTGTGTTCCCCAGGGATGCTGCGGTCCACCCACGAGGCTGGGATTTTATTCCTTTAAGAAatattgaaccaaaaaaaaaaaaaaaaaaaaagaaatattgaaccACCACAAAATACCGGGCGATTACTTAACAGTAAcctctgtttttttaaaagaccatcAATACCTCTCCAACAGAGGAATGTCTTTCATTCTGGCTTCATGCAATTTGCAGCAAAGACAATTCTCTGTGCGTGGCAATGTATGTTATCTGAAGTTTAGAAGAGAcgttttaaaaagcagttttctCATGACATTTTCACATCGGATTTTGGgaataaaaccacagaaaaatataaagaagaaaaaggtcaCTTAAAATCaccattaacatttttatttatttatttatttttagagaggagagagagggggagagagagagacagagaggagagaggaggagctggaagcatcaactcccacatgtgccttgaccaggcaagcccagggtttcaaaccggcaaccacagcatttccaggtcgacgctttatccactgcgccaccacaggtcaggcccaccattaacattttgaaataattttattctcttccatacatgtatgtacatgtatatgcTTTAAGTAA from Saccopteryx leptura isolate mSacLep1 chromosome 6, mSacLep1_pri_phased_curated, whole genome shotgun sequence harbors:
- the SOWAHA gene encoding ankyrin repeat domain-containing protein SOWAHA — protein: MALAAAAAAAAAGVSQAAVLGFLNEHGGKVRNSELLSRFKPLLDAGDPHGRAARRDRFKQLVNDVAVVKELDGVRFVVLRKNPRSREVPEPRPCCVLSTPGPLAPQSETPAVSFVETSASAAMSMVWAQRSLEAPEDPGPPSEPQDAPRAAASEPPQPTGEALLSPPPQQSEEHSDPRLPAVELALPSEGLSVDVAPPSATPSEEALPRAEPPDPDPEPGVGTTTGPPPPPRRAPPLKPCMLPVRCVPGPAALRIQTEEQGLRRQLSEEPSPQSSPLLLRRLSVEESGLGLGLGPGRSPHARRLSRAGPRLLSLDTEEVPVAPPPAAVPLEPAEHEWLVRVAAGRWTHQLHGLLLRDRNLAAKRDFMSGFTALHWAAKSGDREMALRLVEVARRGGAPVNVNARSHGGYTPLHVAALHGREDSAALLVGLGAQVRMRDHSGRRAYQYLPPGASYALRRLLGDPGLPGSTELDATGVGTASLAARRPVQVAATILSSTTSAFLGVLADDLMLQDLARGLRKSGSFTKFLGASPLAPRKKTKTRSGLPAFSEISRRSTPGPFAGLMPSLPPTT